The Setaria italica strain Yugu1 chromosome IX, Setaria_italica_v2.0, whole genome shotgun sequence genome has a window encoding:
- the LOC101764315 gene encoding thioredoxin-like protein YLS8: MSYLLPHLHSGWAVDQAILAEEERLVIIRFGHDWDETCMQMDEVLAAVAETIKNFAVIYLVDITEVPDFNTMYELYDPSTVMFFFRNKHIMIDLGTGNNNKINWALKDKQEFIDIVETVYRGARKGRGLVIAPKDYSTKYRY; the protein is encoded by the exons ATGTCGTACCTGCTGCCGCACCTGCACTCTGGGTGGGCGGTGGACCAGGCCATCCTCGCCGAGGAGGAGCGCCTCGTCATCATCCGCTTCGGCCACGACTGGGACGAGACATGCATGCAG ATggatgaagtgctggctgcagTTGCAGAGACTATAAAGAACTTTGCGGTTATCTACCTTGTTGACATCACCGAGGTTCCTGACTTCAACACGATGTACGAGCTGTATGATCCCTCGACCGTGATGTTCTTCTTCCGGAACAAGCACATCATGATTGATCTTGGGACAggaaacaacaacaaaatcaACTGGGCCTTGAAGGACAAGCAGGAGTTCATTGACATTGTGGAGACTGTGTACAGGGGTGCCCGGAAGGGCCGTGGTCTGGTGATTGCTCCAAAGGACTACTCCACCAAGTACCGTTACTAA